One window of the Labilibaculum sp. genome contains the following:
- a CDS encoding GH92 family glycosyl hydrolase yields the protein MRLLATCWAMICLFACSEKNVESENKLTGYVNTFVGTDGPGNTYPGAVAPFGMVQLSPDNGLPGWDRIAGYFWPDSTIAGFSHTHLSGTGAGDLYDLLFMPMNSRFTESLTPEGDYRPYSKFSHDREEASPGYYKVDLLSSGIVAELTATKRVGFHRYTFPEDEKSQIILDLGFRMNWDSPYATQITIENDSTISGYRKSSGWAKDQRVYFAAKFSKAFKSADLFEADTKSEESEVNGAKTKIVAHFPTTEKEQILVKVALSSASVEGAKKNLKAELPAWDFDAAVKSADQEWEKVLSQIEITGSEVQKEIFYTNLYHLYLTPSLLSDVDGMHKGADGKNHKTEGFDRYDTFSLWDTYRTAHPLYTILCPDKVVDFIKSFLAHYDETGLLPVWSLAGNETNMMIGYHAVPVIVDAYFKGIEMDAEKAYTACKESAMEKGRQIDEYMKLGYVPADAEGENWSVSKTLEYAYDDWCIAQFAKALNKEDDYQYFLKRGENWKNLYDPKSTFFRPKDEHGNFIPDFAAKDYTNYYCESNAWQYFWYVPQDIPEFIATVGKDKFTAKLDSMFTYYPATTDDLPIFSTGMIGQYAHGNEPSHHVAYLFNHIGQPEKTQEMVRRIITTQYTNKPDGYCGNEDCGQMSAWLVMSSLGIYPTNPANGVYDLTSPSVSKGVIHLPNGKIFTISAENQGEQNHYIQAVYLNGEEYKELTITHQQLMKGGELKFVLGA from the coding sequence ATGAGATTATTAGCCACTTGTTGGGCAATGATTTGTCTTTTTGCGTGTAGTGAAAAGAATGTTGAAAGCGAGAACAAGCTTACTGGTTACGTAAACACTTTTGTTGGGACTGATGGTCCGGGTAATACTTATCCGGGAGCAGTTGCTCCTTTTGGAATGGTTCAGTTGAGTCCTGATAACGGTTTGCCCGGATGGGACAGAATAGCAGGTTATTTTTGGCCCGATTCAACCATTGCAGGTTTTAGCCACACACATTTATCGGGAACAGGAGCAGGAGATCTATACGATTTGTTGTTCATGCCAATGAACAGTCGTTTTACTGAAAGTTTAACTCCTGAAGGCGATTATCGTCCCTATTCTAAATTTTCTCACGATAGAGAGGAAGCATCACCCGGATATTACAAAGTTGATTTGCTAAGCTCCGGCATTGTTGCAGAATTAACTGCCACCAAGCGGGTCGGATTTCATCGCTATACTTTTCCTGAGGATGAGAAGTCACAGATTATTCTGGATTTAGGATTCAGAATGAATTGGGACAGTCCGTATGCCACACAAATTACCATCGAAAATGATTCTACCATTTCCGGTTATAGAAAATCCAGCGGATGGGCGAAAGATCAGCGTGTGTATTTCGCAGCGAAGTTCTCGAAAGCTTTTAAAAGTGCCGATTTGTTCGAGGCGGATACAAAATCAGAAGAGAGTGAAGTGAATGGAGCAAAAACCAAAATTGTTGCCCATTTTCCCACTACGGAAAAGGAACAAATATTGGTAAAGGTGGCTTTGTCATCGGCTTCGGTGGAAGGCGCAAAGAAAAACCTGAAGGCTGAATTGCCGGCATGGGATTTTGATGCTGCAGTTAAGAGCGCTGATCAGGAATGGGAGAAAGTACTTTCACAGATTGAAATTACCGGATCGGAAGTTCAGAAGGAGATATTCTACACCAATTTGTACCATTTGTATTTGACACCATCCTTGCTTTCGGATGTTGATGGAATGCACAAAGGAGCAGATGGAAAGAATCACAAAACCGAAGGATTTGATCGTTACGACACCTTTTCTTTATGGGATACCTACCGAACAGCTCACCCTTTGTATACTATTTTGTGTCCTGATAAAGTTGTTGATTTTATCAAATCATTTTTGGCTCACTACGATGAAACAGGTTTGCTGCCGGTTTGGTCGCTGGCAGGAAACGAAACAAATATGATGATTGGTTACCATGCCGTGCCGGTAATTGTTGATGCGTATTTCAAAGGAATTGAAATGGATGCTGAGAAAGCTTATACTGCCTGTAAAGAATCAGCCATGGAAAAAGGCAGACAGATTGATGAGTATATGAAATTAGGATACGTCCCTGCCGATGCCGAAGGAGAGAACTGGTCAGTTTCCAAGACACTGGAATATGCTTATGATGACTGGTGCATTGCTCAGTTTGCAAAAGCGTTGAACAAGGAAGATGATTATCAATATTTTTTGAAGAGAGGAGAGAACTGGAAGAACTTATACGATCCAAAATCGACTTTCTTCCGTCCGAAAGATGAGCATGGCAATTTCATCCCCGATTTTGCAGCGAAAGATTATACCAATTACTATTGTGAGAGCAATGCATGGCAGTACTTCTGGTATGTGCCGCAAGATATTCCTGAATTTATCGCCACAGTAGGGAAGGATAAATTCACTGCCAAGTTGGATTCTATGTTCACCTACTATCCGGCAACGACCGACGATTTGCCTATTTTTAGTACGGGAATGATCGGTCAGTATGCACATGGCAATGAACCAAGTCATCATGTGGCCTATCTTTTCAATCATATTGGTCAGCCGGAAAAAACACAGGAAATGGTTCGCCGAATAATTACTACTCAATACACAAACAAGCCTGATGGTTATTGTGGAAATGAGGATTGCGGGCAAATGTCAGCTTGGTTGGTGATGTCGTCACTGGGGATTTACCCAACAAATCCGGCCAACGGAGTTTATGATTTAACTTCGCCTTCGGTAAGTAAGGGAGTGATTCATCTGCCAAACGGAAAAATCTTTACTATTTCTGCGGAAAATCAGGGAGAACAAAATCATTACATTCAGGCTGTTTATCTGAACGGCGAAGAATATAAGGAGTTGACAATTACTCATCAACAGCTGATGAAAGGTGGAGAATTGAAGTTTGTTTTGGGCGCTTAA